Proteins encoded by one window of Candidatus Zixiibacteriota bacterium:
- a CDS encoding NUDIX hydrolase: protein MSNAPKTPLLTVDVIIEVGGGGIVLIERKNPPYGWALPGGFVEYGETVESAALREAREETSLDVSLVEQFHTYSDPSRDPRHHTVSTVFIATAEGTPRAADDAKAAGVFTEDTLPAPVIFDHPRILRDYFEYKKTGRRPKP, encoded by the coding sequence ATGAGCAACGCGCCGAAGACGCCGCTCTTGACCGTCGACGTGATCATCGAGGTCGGCGGGGGCGGCATCGTGCTGATCGAGCGGAAAAACCCTCCTTACGGGTGGGCGCTGCCGGGCGGCTTCGTGGAGTACGGCGAAACCGTCGAGAGCGCGGCGCTTCGCGAGGCCCGGGAGGAAACCTCCCTCGATGTCTCACTCGTCGAGCAGTTCCACACGTACTCCGATCCGTCGCGCGACCCGCGCCACCATACCGTTTCGACCGTGTTCATCGCGACAGCGGAGGGAACGCCGCGCGCCGCCGACGACGCCAAAGCCGCCGGAGTTTTCACCGAGGACACCCTGCCGGCGCCAGTGATCTTCGACCATCCGCGCATCCTGCGCGATTATTTCGAGTACAAGAAGACCGGGCGGCGGCCCAAACCGTAA
- a CDS encoding pyridoxal phosphate-dependent aminotransferase: protein MNRLAERTRWIKPSVTLAIAAKAQKLRAEGVDIVNFSAGEPDFDTPERVKQAAVEALRKGMTKYTDVKGIEPLREAIAVKYRREYGLEYRKEEVLVSCGAKHSLYNVLQATIDPGDEVVIPSPYWVSYSDMAVLAGGIPKLIPTTEETGFHITPGQLEAALGPKARVFVLNSPCNPTGATYSRDELLALGAILERHGCLVITDDIYEKIVYEGFAVHNLVALFPSLRDRTVIVNGVSKTYAMTGWRIGYALGPEGVIGAAAKIQSQSTSNPTSIAQAAALEAIAGPQDEVAAMVAEFHKRRDAIVAALGRIPGLRCHKPAGAFYVFPNVAAFLGKPARGKILDSPCDIADYLLEEARVALVPGEDFGSREHVRISYATSIADIEKGCARIAAALARLL, encoded by the coding sequence ATGAACCGGCTCGCCGAACGAACCCGCTGGATCAAGCCGTCTGTCACTCTGGCCATCGCCGCCAAGGCCCAGAAGCTGCGCGCGGAGGGCGTCGACATCGTCAACTTCTCCGCGGGTGAGCCCGACTTCGACACCCCGGAGCGCGTCAAGCAAGCCGCCGTCGAAGCGCTGCGCAAGGGCATGACCAAGTACACCGACGTGAAGGGGATCGAGCCGCTGCGCGAAGCAATCGCCGTCAAGTACCGGCGCGAGTACGGACTGGAGTACCGCAAGGAAGAGGTGCTCGTGAGCTGCGGCGCCAAGCACTCGCTTTACAATGTCTTGCAGGCGACGATCGACCCGGGCGACGAGGTGGTGATCCCTTCGCCCTATTGGGTAAGCTATTCCGACATGGCGGTGCTGGCCGGGGGGATACCGAAGCTCATTCCCACGACCGAGGAGACCGGCTTTCACATCACGCCCGGCCAGCTCGAGGCCGCGCTCGGACCGAAGGCGCGCGTCTTCGTTCTCAACAGCCCGTGCAACCCGACGGGCGCGACCTACAGCCGCGACGAGCTGCTCGCCCTCGGCGCCATTCTCGAGCGGCACGGCTGTCTCGTGATCACCGACGACATCTACGAAAAGATCGTCTATGAGGGATTTGCGGTCCACAATCTGGTGGCGCTCTTTCCCTCGCTCCGCGACCGCACCGTCATCGTCAACGGCGTCTCGAAAACCTACGCGATGACGGGCTGGCGCATCGGGTACGCGCTCGGCCCCGAGGGCGTGATCGGCGCGGCGGCCAAGATCCAGAGCCAGAGCACCTCGAACCCGACCTCGATCGCCCAGGCTGCGGCCCTCGAAGCGATCGCCGGTCCCCAGGACGAGGTGGCGGCGATGGTCGCGGAGTTCCACAAGCGGCGCGACGCCATCGTCGCCGCGCTCGGCCGGATTCCGGGCCTGCGCTGCCACAAGCCCGCGGGAGCCTTTTACGTCTTTCCGAACGTCGCGGCGTTTCTGGGGAAACCGGCGCGCGGCAAGATCCTCGACTCGCCGTGCGACATCGCCGACTATCTCCTGGAAGAAGCGAGGGTGGCGTTGGTCCCGGGCGAGGACTTCGGCTCGCGCGAGCACGTGCGGATTTCGTACGCGACTTCGATTGCCGACATCGAGAAGGGCTGCGCCCGTATCGCTGCGGCGCTCGCCAGGCTGCTCTGA
- the folK gene encoding 2-amino-4-hydroxy-6-hydroxymethyldihydropteridine diphosphokinase produces the protein MASALAHQVYIGVGSNVGNKKENFLEALRRVSRLPDTKIVKESSLYESEPHGDSREWYVNGAIEIETRFKPDVLLQKFKNIERAMGRKKVKKRWGARIIDLDILLYDALIVKKKNLRIPHPEMANRRFVLVPLSEIAPQVIHPELGVTISELLINVKDDKKVTLYHS, from the coding sequence ATGGCGAGCGCTCTGGCCCATCAGGTCTACATCGGGGTTGGTTCGAACGTCGGCAACAAGAAGGAGAACTTCTTGGAAGCGTTGAGGCGCGTGAGCAGGCTCCCCGACACCAAGATCGTCAAGGAGTCGTCTCTCTATGAGAGCGAGCCGCACGGCGACTCGCGCGAATGGTACGTCAACGGCGCGATCGAGATCGAGACGCGGTTCAAACCCGACGTGCTGTTGCAGAAGTTCAAGAACATCGAGCGCGCCATGGGGCGCAAGAAGGTGAAGAAGCGCTGGGGGGCGCGCATCATCGATCTCGACATCCTGCTGTACGACGCGCTGATCGTGAAGAAGAAGAACCTGCGGATCCCCCATCCCGAAATGGCCAACCGGCGGTTCGTGCTGGTGCCGTTGAGCGAGATCGCGCCGCAGGTGATTCATCCCGAGCTCGGCGTCACCATCTCCGAGCTGCTCATCAACGTAAAGGACGACAAGAAGGTGACGCTGTACCACTCCTGA
- a CDS encoding LL-diaminopimelate aminotransferase: MVIKKAKRINDLPPYLFAEIDRRKREALARGADLIDLGIGDPDIPTPSPVVEKLREAVLNPVHHRYPNSSGMPEFRAAVADWYFRRFGVKLDPATEVVSLIGSKEGIGNMAVAFVDPGDVVLVASPCYPVYHIGTAFNGGKNYFLPLTKENHFLPDLDAIPADVAARAKLLWINYPNNPTAAVAERDFFQRVVDFARRHNVIVCHDAAYTEMGYDGYRPMSFLELEGAKEVGIEFHSLSKTFSMTGWRIGMAVGNAELVGGLAQAKSNLDSGVFQAVQEAAIEALRLGDSIVEPSRRIYQERRDILVDALRGVGLECEKPRATFYVWVAVPKGFSSAAFTAKLLDEAGVVTTPGNGFGAAGEGYVRFTLCVDKERLKEVAERIRLVKL; the protein is encoded by the coding sequence ATCGTGATAAAAAAAGCTAAACGTATCAATGACTTACCTCCGTACCTTTTCGCGGAGATCGATCGGCGAAAACGCGAGGCGCTGGCGCGCGGCGCGGATCTTATAGATCTCGGGATCGGAGACCCCGATATTCCCACGCCGTCGCCGGTCGTCGAGAAGCTGCGGGAGGCCGTGCTCAATCCCGTCCACCATCGTTATCCGAACAGCTCGGGCATGCCGGAATTTCGCGCTGCGGTAGCCGACTGGTATTTTCGCCGCTTCGGGGTCAAGCTGGACCCCGCCACCGAGGTCGTCTCGCTGATCGGCTCCAAGGAGGGAATCGGCAACATGGCGGTTGCCTTCGTCGATCCGGGTGACGTCGTCCTGGTCGCGAGCCCCTGCTATCCCGTCTACCATATCGGCACGGCGTTCAACGGCGGCAAGAACTACTTTCTGCCGTTGACGAAGGAAAACCATTTTCTGCCCGATCTCGACGCCATCCCGGCGGACGTGGCGGCCAGGGCCAAGCTGCTGTGGATCAACTATCCCAACAACCCCACCGCGGCAGTCGCGGAGCGCGATTTTTTCCAGCGCGTGGTCGACTTCGCTCGGCGCCACAACGTAATCGTCTGTCACGACGCCGCCTACACCGAGATGGGGTACGATGGCTACCGGCCGATGAGCTTTCTCGAGCTGGAGGGAGCCAAAGAGGTCGGTATCGAGTTCCATTCGTTGTCGAAAACCTTCAGCATGACCGGCTGGCGCATCGGGATGGCCGTCGGGAACGCGGAGCTGGTCGGCGGGCTGGCGCAGGCGAAGTCCAATCTCGACTCGGGCGTTTTCCAGGCCGTTCAGGAGGCCGCCATCGAGGCGCTGCGCCTTGGAGACTCGATCGTCGAGCCGTCCCGCCGCATCTACCAGGAGCGCCGTGACATCCTCGTGGACGCGTTGCGGGGCGTCGGTCTCGAATGCGAGAAGCCCCGGGCGACCTTTTATGTCTGGGTTGCTGTCCCCAAGGGTTTTTCATCGGCCGCCTTCACCGCCAAGCTCCTCGACGAGGCCGGGGTGGTGACCACGCCGGGAAACGGCTTCGGCGCCGCCGGGGAAGGCTACGTCCGCTTCACGCTGTGCGTCGACAAAGAACGATTGAAGGAGGTCGCGGAGAGAATCCGGCTGGTCAAACTGTAG
- the ftsY gene encoding signal recognition particle-docking protein FtsY → MEGSSFFQRLKQGLAKSRETWVQKIGSVFQGRRWDEESLAAMEETLLAADLGVAATEKLMAALRRKSPPGGGAPAEAMEAVLQEAILELIEGSGAPPPGAPLPARPWVILFLGVNGVGKTTTIGKLAAQYQSAGKKALLVAGDTFRAAAIEQLEAWGRRAGADVVKHRAGADPSAVVYDGIEAAKNRGVDVALIDTAGRLHTKTHLIEELKKIRRVIARALPGAPHETLLVLDATVGQNGLQQARVFKEAADITGIVLTKLDGTAKGGVVIAVRETLGVPVRYIGVGEEPEDLQPFEARRFVEALFEK, encoded by the coding sequence ATGGAGGGAAGTTCTTTTTTCCAGCGCCTCAAGCAGGGACTCGCCAAAAGCCGCGAGACCTGGGTGCAAAAGATCGGCTCGGTCTTTCAGGGCCGCCGATGGGACGAGGAGTCGCTCGCGGCGATGGAGGAGACGCTGCTCGCCGCCGATCTCGGCGTCGCCGCCACCGAAAAGCTGATGGCCGCCCTGCGCCGTAAATCGCCGCCGGGCGGCGGAGCGCCGGCCGAAGCCATGGAGGCGGTGCTTCAAGAAGCGATCCTGGAGCTGATCGAGGGAAGCGGAGCGCCGCCGCCCGGCGCGCCGCTTCCGGCGCGCCCCTGGGTGATCCTGTTCCTCGGCGTCAACGGCGTCGGCAAGACCACCACCATCGGCAAGCTCGCGGCCCAGTACCAGAGCGCGGGGAAGAAAGCGTTGCTCGTAGCCGGGGACACGTTTCGCGCCGCGGCTATCGAGCAGCTCGAGGCGTGGGGGCGGCGGGCCGGAGCCGACGTGGTCAAGCACCGGGCGGGAGCCGATCCCTCTGCGGTCGTCTACGACGGCATCGAGGCGGCGAAGAACCGCGGCGTCGACGTGGCGTTGATCGATACCGCCGGCCGGCTGCACACGAAGACCCATCTGATCGAAGAGCTCAAGAAGATCCGCCGCGTGATCGCGAGGGCGCTGCCCGGGGCGCCGCACGAAACCCTCCTGGTGCTCGACGCCACGGTGGGACAGAACGGGCTGCAGCAGGCGCGCGTCTTCAAGGAGGCCGCAGACATCACCGGGATCGTGCTCACCAAGCTCGACGGCACGGCCAAGGGCGGCGTGGTGATCGCCGTGCGGGAAACCCTCGGGGTGCCCGTCCGCTATATCGGCGTCGGCGAAGAGCCGGAGGATCTCCAGCCTTTCGAGGCTCGCCGTTTCGTCGAAGCCCTTTTCGAGAAGTAG
- the coaD gene encoding pantetheine-phosphate adenylyltransferase — protein MAQNNVAIYPGSFDPITNGHVDLVKRTLRVFDRVVVAIATNPDKETSLFSVAERLEMIREVFAGLDDRVSADSFQGLLVDYAERKGAKVIIRGLRAVSDFEYEFQMAMMNHRLKPQLETFFMMTGESEFYISSRLVKEVVGLGGDVSGLVPPNVLRKLKEKLGRRGAP, from the coding sequence ATGGCGCAGAACAATGTCGCGATTTATCCCGGGTCGTTCGATCCGATCACCAACGGCCACGTCGATCTCGTCAAGCGCACGCTGCGGGTCTTTGACCGGGTGGTCGTGGCCATCGCCACGAATCCCGACAAGGAAACGTCGCTCTTTTCCGTGGCGGAACGGCTCGAAATGATCCGCGAGGTTTTCGCCGGGCTCGACGACCGGGTCTCGGCGGACTCCTTCCAGGGGCTTCTGGTCGACTACGCGGAGCGCAAGGGCGCCAAGGTGATCATCCGCGGGCTGCGAGCGGTCTCCGATTTCGAGTACGAGTTCCAGATGGCGATGATGAACCACCGGCTGAAGCCGCAGCTGGAAACCTTCTTCATGATGACGGGCGAGTCGGAGTTCTACATCAGCTCGCGTCTCGTCAAGGAGGTGGTCGGTCTGGGAGGCGACGTTTCGGGGCTGGTCCCGCCCAACGTACTGCGCAAGCTCAAGGAAAAGCTGGGCCGCCGAGGAGCGCCATGA
- a CDS encoding zinc-binding dehydrogenase: MNAVRIHEYGDAGRLRYERAPDPEVRSEEDVVVRLRAASLNPFDLRVCRGAFGPGVTLPLIPGADGAGIVVATGPRAGGIRVGDPVCLYPASGCGCCEFCAAEREHLCPGLHMLGRDENGTFAEYVRAPARNCFRLPQGLSFEEGAALPLAYATAWRMLVADAGLKPGESVLVAAVDGGLAAAAVQLARHLGARVFVASRSPAVRRHAEEAGAEHAIDEEAGDVPAVVRELTGKRGVDVAVDCAGGESWRRSLASLAKGGRLVTCGAAEPSPRTDLRRVFWNHLTVSGSALGSRGDFCRALAFLEATGARPPIAERYALKEAARARSRLEAGDLWGKIVLTVVH, translated from the coding sequence TTGAACGCGGTCCGAATTCACGAATACGGTGACGCCGGCCGGTTGCGCTACGAGCGCGCGCCGGACCCGGAGGTCAGGTCGGAGGAAGACGTCGTCGTCCGGTTGCGCGCCGCTTCGCTCAATCCCTTCGATCTTCGAGTTTGCCGCGGAGCCTTCGGACCCGGCGTCACCTTACCCCTGATACCTGGCGCGGACGGCGCGGGGATCGTGGTTGCAACCGGGCCCCGGGCCGGCGGGATCCGCGTGGGCGACCCGGTCTGTCTCTATCCCGCCAGCGGCTGCGGCTGCTGCGAGTTTTGTGCCGCCGAGCGCGAGCATCTCTGCCCCGGCCTGCACATGCTCGGGCGCGACGAGAACGGCACCTTCGCCGAGTACGTGAGAGCGCCCGCGCGAAACTGCTTCCGGCTGCCCCAGGGCCTTTCCTTCGAGGAGGGTGCCGCGCTGCCGCTCGCCTACGCGACGGCTTGGCGCATGCTGGTCGCCGATGCGGGCTTGAAGCCGGGAGAATCGGTTCTCGTCGCCGCGGTTGACGGCGGTCTCGCCGCCGCCGCAGTGCAGCTTGCGCGTCATCTCGGCGCACGCGTCTTCGTTGCGTCGCGGAGCCCCGCGGTGCGGCGCCACGCCGAAGAGGCCGGCGCCGAGCACGCCATCGACGAGGAAGCCGGCGACGTCCCCGCCGTGGTGCGCGAGCTCACCGGAAAACGGGGCGTCGACGTCGCCGTCGACTGCGCCGGCGGCGAGAGCTGGCGCCGGAGCCTCGCTTCCCTCGCCAAGGGTGGCCGCCTGGTCACCTGCGGAGCGGCCGAACCGAGCCCCCGGACCGATCTCCGCCGCGTCTTCTGGAACCACTTGACCGTCAGCGGGTCGGCGCTCGGGAGCCGGGGGGACTTCTGCCGAGCCCTCGCCTTCCTCGAAGCCACCGGTGCGAGGCCGCCGATCGCGGAACGCTACGCGTTGAAGGAGGCCGCGCGGGCCCGAAGCCGTCTGGAAGCAGGCGACCTTTGGGGGAAGATCGTCTTGACCGTGGTTCACTGA
- a CDS encoding PP0621 family protein produces MFLRLLLFLLLLYVCLRMARAYLRGARDKRGDSLGGKGEEMVLDPQCHAYVPKSEALWRNGNYFCSEECARRFLSG; encoded by the coding sequence TTGTTCCTGCGCCTGCTGCTTTTTCTGCTGTTGCTCTACGTCTGCCTGAGGATGGCGCGGGCCTACCTGCGCGGTGCACGCGACAAGCGCGGCGACTCCCTCGGCGGGAAAGGCGAAGAAATGGTTCTCGACCCGCAGTGCCACGCCTACGTGCCCAAGTCGGAGGCACTCTGGCGGAACGGGAACTACTTTTGCAGCGAAGAATGCGCCCGGCGCTTCCTAAGCGGCTAG
- a CDS encoding iron-sulfur cluster assembly accessory protein, translating to MPEKPLQDTTVTARLSLTEEAIRQVKSIMARDRMEDCGLRVAVRDGGCSGMSYHLSFDKEPAPQDVVLDAGGLKIFIDAKSAPYLQGTVIDFVGGLYGGGFKFSNPNATATCGCGTSFAT from the coding sequence ATGCCAGAGAAGCCCCTGCAAGACACGACTGTCACCGCGCGACTGAGCCTGACCGAGGAGGCTATCCGGCAGGTCAAGAGCATCATGGCGCGCGACCGCATGGAAGATTGCGGCCTGCGCGTGGCCGTGCGCGACGGGGGCTGCTCCGGGATGTCCTACCATTTGAGTTTCGACAAAGAACCGGCGCCGCAGGACGTCGTGCTCGACGCCGGCGGTCTCAAGATCTTCATCGACGCGAAAAGCGCTCCGTACCTCCAGGGCACCGTGATCGACTTCGTCGGAGGCCTTTACGGCGGCGGGTTCAAGTTCAGCAACCCCAACGCAACGGCCACCTGCGGCTGCGGCACGTCGTTCGCCACGTAA
- the rsmD gene encoding 16S rRNA (guanine(966)-N(2))-methyltransferase RsmD, producing MMRVTGGQARGRRLKVPRGEAVRPTAARVKEALFNILPHDLSGLSVLELFAGTGSVAIEALSRGAERALLVDASERSAEAIRNNLRQLGLAPRARVRVAEASQALRALERAGERFDIIFLDPPYDRGLAHGTLERIGRAELLRPSGVVIAEHSVREKVEEAYGALALADRRRYGDTVLSFFRPRSRNEVTR from the coding sequence ATGATGCGAGTGACAGGCGGCCAGGCGCGCGGGCGGCGCCTGAAGGTCCCCAGGGGCGAGGCCGTGCGCCCTACGGCCGCGAGAGTCAAAGAGGCGCTCTTCAATATCCTGCCGCACGACCTCTCGGGCCTGAGCGTTCTGGAGCTGTTCGCCGGGACCGGCAGCGTCGCGATCGAAGCCCTGAGCCGTGGCGCCGAGCGGGCCTTGCTCGTCGACGCGTCCGAGCGTTCGGCGGAGGCGATCCGGAACAACCTGCGGCAGCTCGGGCTCGCGCCGCGGGCCCGAGTGCGGGTCGCCGAGGCCTCGCAGGCGCTGCGCGCCCTGGAGCGTGCCGGCGAGCGCTTCGACATCATTTTTCTCGACCCGCCGTACGACCGCGGGCTGGCGCACGGCACGCTCGAGCGTATCGGGCGGGCGGAGTTGCTCCGGCCGTCGGGTGTGGTAATCGCGGAGCACAGCGTCCGCGAAAAGGTGGAGGAGGCTTACGGCGCGCTCGCGCTCGCGGACCGCCGGCGCTACGGCGATACGGTGCTTTCGTTTTTCAGGCCGCGATCCCGAAACGAAGTGACGCGGTGA
- a CDS encoding DUF4124 domain-containing protein, whose product MAGKTAAWVLMSLFSAPVAAGAAEIYQWTDAGGVVHFTDDLTSVPREIRRSAALRIRTMEEPKADRAPEEIPVFEPERIPVATPEEPRVPEPVIVNYAPGETTIIVVNSGARKRPHRCRGDCGFRPNFFDRRYIHPSVFNGGSRQYIQPK is encoded by the coding sequence ATGGCCGGCAAAACTGCTGCATGGGTTCTCATGAGCCTCTTTTCGGCGCCCGTTGCCGCCGGAGCGGCGGAAATCTATCAGTGGACGGACGCCGGTGGCGTCGTTCATTTTACCGACGACCTGACCTCGGTTCCGCGGGAGATTCGGCGGTCCGCGGCGCTGCGAATACGCACCATGGAGGAGCCGAAAGCGGATCGGGCGCCAGAGGAGATCCCTGTTTTCGAGCCCGAGAGGATTCCCGTTGCAACTCCCGAAGAGCCAAGGGTTCCCGAGCCGGTGATCGTCAACTACGCCCCCGGCGAAACGACGATCATCGTCGTCAACTCCGGGGCTCGAAAGCGGCCCCACCGTTGCCGGGGCGACTGCGGGTTTCGGCCGAATTTTTTTGACCGCCGCTATATTCACCCAAGCGTGTTCAACGGGGGCTCGCGCCAGTATATCCAGCCGAAGTAA
- the rmuC gene encoding DNA recombination protein RmuC — protein sequence MSELVFVSLGLLAGGAIAWFWASARARGAFARHAAELEGRARAAEGLRDELREQIERRESELSSLRSALDEERRARTEAQTRLEAALENLQEQKKLLDEAAAKLTDTFKGLSADALRSNNQAFLDLARQTLEVVVEETRGDIGKRQEAIDALIKPLQETLKRYEEQIQAMEQSRRQAYGSLEEQLRALGTTQQQLQRETGNLVTALRTPQVRGRWGEMTLHRVVELAGMSEHCDYVEQTTVDSQTGRLRPDMVIHLPADREIVVDAKVSLDAYLDALSAPTEEERNAAMARHARQVRAHMDRLAGKSYWDQFPKAPEFVVMFIPGESFFAAAADCDRSLIEDGMARQVVLATPTTLIALLRAVAYGWRQEQIARNARAISDLGKQLYERLKTLADHFGDVGKSLEKAITSYNRAVGSMESRVFPAARRFKELGAATGDEIPVVETVDQDPRALTLPDPSER from the coding sequence ATGAGCGAGCTTGTTTTCGTCTCGTTAGGGTTGCTGGCAGGGGGAGCGATCGCTTGGTTCTGGGCGAGCGCTCGAGCCCGGGGCGCGTTTGCGCGGCACGCGGCAGAGCTGGAGGGTCGCGCTCGCGCAGCGGAGGGCCTCAGGGACGAGTTGCGCGAGCAGATCGAGCGGAGGGAGAGCGAGCTGTCGAGCCTTCGTTCGGCTCTGGACGAAGAACGCCGAGCTCGAACCGAGGCGCAAACCCGTCTGGAGGCTGCGCTTGAGAACTTGCAGGAGCAGAAGAAACTCTTGGACGAGGCGGCAGCAAAGCTCACCGATACGTTCAAAGGGCTCAGTGCGGACGCCTTGAGAAGCAACAACCAGGCTTTTCTCGATCTCGCCAGGCAGACGCTGGAGGTCGTTGTCGAGGAGACCAGAGGGGATATCGGCAAGCGCCAGGAAGCCATCGACGCCTTGATCAAGCCGCTCCAGGAGACGCTAAAGCGCTACGAGGAGCAAATCCAGGCCATGGAGCAAAGCCGTCGGCAGGCGTACGGGAGTCTCGAGGAGCAGCTCAGGGCGCTGGGCACCACCCAGCAGCAGCTCCAGCGGGAGACGGGGAACCTGGTCACGGCGCTGCGGACACCCCAGGTTCGCGGACGTTGGGGCGAGATGACCCTCCACCGCGTGGTCGAGCTGGCCGGCATGTCGGAGCACTGCGACTACGTGGAGCAGACAACCGTCGACTCCCAGACCGGCCGCCTTCGTCCCGATATGGTCATTCACCTCCCGGCGGATCGCGAGATCGTCGTGGACGCCAAGGTTTCCCTCGACGCCTACCTGGATGCGCTGTCCGCGCCGACCGAGGAGGAGCGTAACGCGGCAATGGCGCGTCACGCCAGACAGGTCCGCGCCCATATGGACCGGCTGGCGGGGAAGTCGTACTGGGACCAGTTTCCAAAAGCGCCGGAATTCGTGGTGATGTTCATCCCCGGGGAGTCCTTCTTTGCGGCGGCGGCGGACTGCGACCGGTCTCTGATCGAAGACGGGATGGCCAGACAGGTGGTGCTCGCCACTCCCACGACCCTCATCGCCCTCCTGCGGGCCGTCGCCTACGGCTGGCGGCAGGAGCAGATCGCACGGAACGCCAGGGCGATCAGCGACCTCGGCAAGCAGCTCTACGAGCGCCTCAAGACGCTGGCGGACCATTTCGGCGACGTCGGCAAGTCCCTGGAAAAGGCGATCACCTCGTACAACAGAGCCGTGGGTTCGATGGAATCACGGGTCTTTCCGGCCGCCCGCCGCTTCAAGGAGCTGGGAGCCGCAACTGGCGACGAAATCCCCGTCGTCGAAACGGTCGACCAGGACCCGCGCGCGCTTACGCTCCCCGACCCGAGCGAACGATAA
- the mpl gene encoding UDP-N-acetylmuramate:L-alanyl-gamma-D-glutamyl-meso-diaminopimelate ligase, whose amino-acid sequence MSTAGPKYAGAAGPSGPSFAVEGDPSMFDAPPKGSHIHLIAVCGVGMASLAGLLQAEGYRVTGSDQNVYPPMSTYLAGVGIEVLPGFCAEHLVPKPDLVVVGNAVSRDNPEAQALLSAGIPYLSFPQALGTFLIGDRESLVVTGTHGKTTTTALAAWALTRAGFDPGFFVGGMPLNFGSGWSRGAGRHVVLEGDEYDSAFFDKGPKFLHYRPRHVILTSVEFDHADIYRDLDHLKSAFARLVDLIPADGTLVVSGDYPAALDVAGGARCRVITYGDGAEWSAAEIEAREGRSSFVPVWRGRREGRVELGMIGRHNVQNALAVYAVGRTLGLGHRTLAEGFAGFRGVKRRQELRGAARGVRLIDDFAHHPTAVRETIEAVRAAYPGARLWAVFEPRSNTSRRRVFEREFAAALGLADRVVLAAVHQPEKIPEGERLSVGNVVAAINDRCGEDRAVALAGADAIAAHVAANAAAGDIVLVMSNGGFDGVQDKILARLAA is encoded by the coding sequence ATGAGCACCGCCGGGCCGAAGTACGCCGGCGCCGCCGGGCCGTCGGGTCCGAGCTTCGCGGTCGAAGGTGATCCATCGATGTTCGACGCTCCTCCCAAGGGCAGCCATATCCATCTCATCGCCGTCTGCGGCGTCGGCATGGCCTCGCTCGCGGGCCTTCTGCAGGCGGAGGGCTATCGGGTAACCGGCTCGGACCAGAACGTCTATCCGCCGATGAGCACCTATCTGGCCGGGGTCGGTATCGAGGTGCTCCCGGGTTTTTGCGCAGAGCACCTCGTCCCGAAGCCCGACCTCGTGGTCGTCGGGAACGCGGTCTCGCGCGACAATCCGGAAGCGCAGGCGCTCCTGAGCGCGGGGATTCCTTATCTGTCGTTTCCCCAGGCGCTCGGAACCTTCCTCATAGGCGACCGTGAGTCGCTGGTGGTCACCGGAACACACGGCAAGACGACGACGACTGCGCTCGCCGCATGGGCCTTGACCCGGGCGGGATTCGATCCGGGTTTTTTCGTGGGGGGCATGCCGCTCAACTTCGGCAGCGGCTGGAGCCGGGGCGCGGGACGGCACGTCGTGCTGGAAGGAGACGAGTACGACAGCGCGTTTTTCGACAAGGGTCCGAAGTTCCTCCACTACCGGCCGCGGCACGTCATCTTGACGAGCGTGGAGTTCGACCACGCCGACATCTACCGGGACCTGGATCATTTGAAGAGCGCTTTCGCCCGGCTCGTCGACCTGATCCCCGCCGACGGTACGCTGGTGGTCTCCGGCGACTACCCCGCGGCGCTCGACGTCGCCGGGGGCGCGCGCTGCCGGGTGATCACGTACGGCGACGGCGCGGAGTGGAGCGCGGCCGAGATCGAGGCGCGCGAGGGGAGAAGCAGCTTCGTTCCGGTTTGGCGCGGCAGGCGGGAGGGGCGCGTGGAGCTCGGCATGATCGGACGGCACAACGTACAGAACGCGCTGGCAGTCTACGCGGTGGGGAGAACCCTGGGCCTCGGCCATCGGACGCTTGCCGAAGGGTTCGCCGGCTTCCGCGGCGTCAAGCGGCGCCAGGAGCTTCGTGGGGCGGCGCGCGGCGTGCGGCTGATCGACGACTTCGCGCACCATCCGACGGCCGTGCGCGAGACGATCGAGGCGGTTCGAGCGGCGTATCCCGGCGCCAGGCTTTGGGCGGTTTTCGAGCCGCGGAGCAACACCAGCCGTCGACGCGTCTTCGAGCGGGAGTTCGCCGCCGCGCTCGGGCTCGCCGACCGCGTGGTGCTCGCGGCGGTGCATCAGCCGGAGAAGATCCCCGAGGGCGAGCGGCTTTCGGTCGGTAACGTGGTGGCGGCGATCAACGACCGCTGTGGGGAGGATCGCGCCGTCGCGCTCGCGGGCGCCGACGCGATCGCGGCTCACGTCGCGGCCAACGCCGCGGCCGGCGACATCGTGCTGGTCATGTCGAACGGCGGCTTCGACGGCGTGCAGGACAAGATCCTGGCGCGGCTAGCCGCTTAG